The proteins below come from a single Danaus plexippus chromosome 9 unlocalized genomic scaffold, MEX_DaPlex mxdp_24, whole genome shotgun sequence genomic window:
- the LOC116767660 gene encoding uncharacterized protein LOC116767660 — protein sequence MSNYLWGIAQLVNDPSSEILTAIQKRIFNKNKQNIEDNENETNIKSHPVNIPNVVPCEIKEPVRIKTKCIQIGRPLMKHAHCAVQTKRPSIERVSKATSVQTIVNPKQSIGILHTASIKDTSTKPVKKKLCDQHRDVFIKLQDWSCPPKNSNEPKEKSFSYIKRQIKKIVNLMKIEKIRFPEVHGAEEQTMELYRRASQKIY from the coding sequence ATGTCGAATTATCTTTGGGGAATCGCTCAGCTAGTAAACGATCCATCAAGCGAAATATTAACTGCTATACAAAAacgaattttcaataaaaacaaacaaaatattgaagatAATGAAAACGaaacgaatataaaaagtCATCCAGTAAATATTCCGAATGTTGTACcatgtgaaataaaagaacctgttagaattaaaacaaaatgtatccAAATTGGACGGCCCCTAATGAAACACGCTCATTGCGCTGTACAAACAAAACGACCAAGTATTGAACGTGTCAGTAAAGCTACAAGTGTTCAAACAATTGTAAATCCAAAACAGAGTATAGGTATTTTGCACACAGCAAGTATTAAAGATACTAGTACTAAACCTGTCAAGAAAAAACTGTGCGATCAACATCgcgatgtttttataaaacttcagGACTGGTCGTGCCCGCCGAAAAATTCTAATGAACCGAAAGAAAAATCTTtctcttatattaaaagacaaataaagaaaattgttaatttaatgaaaattgaaaaaatacgaTTTCCTGAAGTCCATGGAGCAGAAGAGCAAACCATGGAATTATATCGAAGAGCCAgccaaaaaatttattga